CGGCGGCGCCGGGGGCAACGGCGGCGTGTCGTGCGGCCTGCTCATGGTGGGCCCGCGCCTGCCCGCGACCGATGCGGCCTGCGCGTTCGCCTGCGGCGAACCCGGCCGCGGCGGCAGCGCCGGGCCCGACGGAGACGGCGTGGTCCGGGCGGAGAACGGACTCGACGCCTGGGCGGCCCCGCGCCGCGAACTCGACGACAACGTGAAAGGGTGGCGAATTGAAGACAGGTAGCATCACCGGCACGGCGCTCGTTCTCGCGCTGCTGATCGTCGCGGCGGCCCCGGCCGCCCGCGCCCAGGACTCGCACTACTGGGACAGCCAGTTCGGCACCCGCTCCGAGCTGCTCGGCGGCCTGGTCGTGGGCGCGCCCACCGACCTGAGCGCCACCTACTACAATCCGGCCTGGATCGCCCTGAACCGCGACGCGTCGCTGCTGCTGACGACCCGCGCCATCGAGAGCTACACCATCGAACTGGAGAACGCCCTCGGCACCGAGGCCGACCTGAGCACCTCGACCGTCGGCGCCTCGCCGGGCTACCTGGCCGGACGCTTCACCATCGGCGACGGCCTCGGCTGGACCTGGGCCTACACCTACCTCGAGCGCGTGCGGTTCCGCTACGACGCGGGCGGTGCGCTGCTCGGGTCCGACCCCCTCGCGGCGGCGGACGAGACGCGCTGGGAATCGGTCGAGTCGTACCTCCTGAGCGAGGCCAGCGAGAACTGGTACGGCGTCAGCTTCTCCAAGGCCCTGCGGTCGAATCTCGCCATCGGGTTCTCCCCCTACCTGGCCCAGCGCAGCCAGCGCTCGCGGGTCCAGGTGGCGGCGGGCCTGCTCGGGGGCGACGGTTCGACCGCCGACCTGAACATCGTCAACGACTACCGGTACTGGCACTTCCGCCTGCTGCTCAAGGCCGGCGTCGCGCTCCGCAGCGAGCGCTGGTCGGCCGGCCTGACGATCACCACCCCCAGCCTGGGCCTGGTCAGTTCGGCCGAGGTCTACGAACGGACCTACAGCGCCGACGGCATCGACCCGGACAACCCCCTGGCCGAGCCGTACCTCAGCGCCGACGCCCAGGACGGTCTCGACGCCGTGTGGAAGTCGCCCCTCTCGGTCGCGCTGGGCGGCGCCGTCCGGATCGGCCACAGCCGGATCCATGTCACGGCCGAGTGGTTCGACGCCGTGGGCCGCTTCGACGTGATCGACCCGGAGCCGTACGAGATCCAGAGCACGCCCGGCGAGTTCCAGGACTACGACTACGGCTACGCGGCCGAGGCGGTCCTGAACTACGGCGCGGGCGTCGAACGGTTCTTCTCCACCCACTTCTCGCTCTTCGCCTCGTACCGCCTGGACCGCACCACGACCCCGTCCGACCTCGACAACCGCCTGAACGCGACGTCGTGGGACCTGCACCACGTCACCGGCGGCGCCTCGTTCGAACTGGCGGGCATGGAGTTCACCACCGGACTGCAGTACAGCTGGGGCGATGCCGACGCGCGGGAGGCCCTCGTGATCGACCCGGACGTCGGCGCCGGGAGCATCGGCGACGAGGAGCCGGGCACCCTGAAATTCACGCGGATGAAGGCCCTGCTCGGGTTCAATCTGCCCTTCGGCACGATGTCGGAATAGGCCGCCGATCGCGGGCCGGCCGGAATTTCTGTGGCCCCGCACGGAGGGCCGCAGTAGTTTGTCACCACGTCCGGCCGGATCTCCCGGCCGGCGGAAAACTTCCTGGAGGTCGATGTCGATGAAAGCCAAGTGGAACCGGATCGCGGCCCTGACGGCCGTCCTCGCCCTCGCCGCGCTGGCGGGCTGCTCGTCCATCTCGGTCAACTACGACTACGACACTTCGGCCAGCTTCACCGGCTACCGCACCTACGGCTGGCTCGGCGGCGAAGGTCAGGTTCCGGCCACGGGCTCCGGCGCCGCCCTCAGCGGCGACCTCCTCGACAAGCGCATCCACGACGCCGTCGAATACGAGATGGGTCAGCGCGGCATCACGCGCGACGCCGAATCGCCGGACGTCCTGGTGAAGTACCACATCGGCGCCCAGGACAAGGTGCAGGTCACCGACTGGGGCTACCGGTACTCGGACTACTACTGGGGCTACGGCGGGCGTCAGATCGACGTCTACCAGTACACCCAGGGCACCCTGGTCATCGACATCGTCGACGCCAAGACCAAGACCCTGGTCTGGCGCGGTTCGGCCACCGGCACCGTCGACGGGCAGCAGCGCTCCCCCGAGGAGATGCAGCAGCGCGTCAACAACGTCGTGGCCCAGATCATGGCGAACTTCCCGCCCAAGAAGAAATAGGGCGGACGTTCATAGATCGTCTGGAGATTCGAGTTGGTCCTACGCCTGGTCGGGGTGGCGCTCGCCACCCTGCTGATCAACATGCCGTTCGGCTACTGGCGCGAAGGCGTCCGCAAGTTCTCGCCCGCCTGGTTCGTCTCGGTGCACGCCGCCGTGCCCCTGGTGGTGCTCATGCGGCACAAGTCCGAGATCGGGTTCGCCTGGTGGACCTACCCGCCCATGATCCTCTGCTACTTCGGCGGACAGTTCATCGGCGCGCGGATCCGGCGCCGGCGGGCGGCCGCGAACGCGGCGTCCTGATCCGGTTTCCGGAACCGCCCGGCCCCGGCCGGTGTTTCCGGTCGGAAACGACCACCCGTCACCTGTTCCGAAAGGGCAAGTCATGAACGACCAGCGTGGGTTCCGTCGGGGCGACGCCGAAGCCGTCGCCGCCAGCTTCGACGAGATGCGCGCCGCCGGCGTCTCCGCGAGCGCCGAGGAGCGCGGCCTGTTCATCGTCCGCGTCTACGGCCACCTCCTGGCCGCCATCGCGGCCTTCACCCTCTTCGAGGTGTGGCTCTTCAAGGCCGGCCATGCCGAGACCCTCGCCAAGAGCCTGCTGGGCGTGAACTGGATGCTCGTGCTCGGCGGCTTCATGATCGCCGGCTGGCTCGCCCGCGGCCTCGCCGCGCGCGCCGGCAGCACCGCCATGCAGTACGCCGGGCTGGCCCTGTACGTGGTGGCCCAGGGCATCATCTTCGTGCCGATGCTCTACGTGGCCGAGTACTACTCCGGCGGGGGGGTCATCCGCAGCGCCGCGGCCCTCACCCTGCTGGGCTTCACGGGCCTGACGCTCATCGTCTTCCAGACCCGCAAGGACTTCAGCTTCCTCGGCGGCCTGTTGCGCTGGGCCGGCATCCTGGCCCTGCTGGCCATCGGCGGCTCGGTGTTCTTCGGGCTGGAGCTGGGCATGTGGTTCTCCCTGGCCATGGTCGCGGTGGCCGGCGGCGCCGTGCTCTACGACACCTCGAACATCATCCGCTACTGGCCCAACGACCGCTACGTGGGCGCGTCGCTCGAGCTCTTCGCCTCGGTGGCCCTCATGTTCTGGTACATCCTGCGGCTGTTCATGTCGCGGCGCTGACCGGCACCGCGCACCAGCCGA
The sequence above is a segment of the bacterium genome. Coding sequences within it:
- a CDS encoding DUF4136 domain-containing protein — translated: MKAKWNRIAALTAVLALAALAGCSSISVNYDYDTSASFTGYRTYGWLGGEGQVPATGSGAALSGDLLDKRIHDAVEYEMGQRGITRDAESPDVLVKYHIGAQDKVQVTDWGYRYSDYYWGYGGRQIDVYQYTQGTLVIDIVDAKTKTLVWRGSATGTVDGQQRSPEEMQQRVNNVVAQIMANFPPKKK
- a CDS encoding Bax inhibitor-1/YccA family protein, giving the protein MRAAGVSASAEERGLFIVRVYGHLLAAIAAFTLFEVWLFKAGHAETLAKSLLGVNWMLVLGGFMIAGWLARGLAARAGSTAMQYAGLALYVVAQGIIFVPMLYVAEYYSGGGVIRSAAALTLLGFTGLTLIVFQTRKDFSFLGGLLRWAGILALLAIGGSVFFGLELGMWFSLAMVAVAGGAVLYDTSNIIRYWPNDRYVGASLELFASVALMFWYILRLFMSRR